One genomic segment of Thermostichus vulcanus str. 'Rupite' includes these proteins:
- the gvpA gene encoding gas vesicle structural protein GvpA, with amino-acid sequence MAVEKVNSSSSLAEVIDRILDKGIVVDAWVRVSLVGIELLAIEARVVVASVETYLKYAEAVGLTATAAAPAA; translated from the coding sequence ATGGCAGTTGAGAAAGTAAACTCTTCCTCGAGCTTGGCTGAGGTGATTGATCGCATCTTGGATAAGGGTATCGTTGTCGATGCCTGGGTGCGGGTTTCTTTGGTGGGTATCGAGCTATTGGCGATTGAAGCCCGTGTTGTCGTGGCTTCTGTGGAAACCTATCTGAAATACGCTGAGGCTGTGGGTCTGACGGCAACTGCGGCTGCCCCTGCCGCCTAA
- a CDS encoding Hfq-related RNA-binding protein: MADLNTGIPSVRRLQKGIKDRETFEIKLNTGDVFVGQLRWQDPDCICLADSGGQESLLWRSAIAFIKVKSHP, translated from the coding sequence GTGGCTGATTTGAATACTGGGATCCCAAGCGTGCGCCGATTGCAAAAGGGGATCAAAGACCGGGAAACCTTTGAAATTAAGCTCAACACTGGGGATGTCTTTGTGGGCCAGTTACGCTGGCAGGATCCTGATTGCATCTGTTTGGCAGATTCCGGCGGGCAAGAGTCGCTGCTGTGGCGCTCCGCCATTGCTTTTATCAAGGTTAAATCTCATCCGTAG
- a CDS encoding V4R domain-containing protein, which translates to MTVTPIELRLQPAAQRHNHYSREDFYRFDRQQGSLLDWTGGRNVLVSEDFILGLQQGLEEEVGDASASLMYTIGQEWGRNDAAHFSRWYEEEYQRKTKQSNLMFLLETWWWPLTAQGWGRWEVDTENRRQGFIFISLFDSAVARTLGDVGKPVCHLYAGLFAGFFSAMVERQLNCIEIQCYSMGESYCKFLLGSKERIDAAAFWLNEGASANEITQKLRSGEGVAKA; encoded by the coding sequence ATGACGGTTACCCCTATCGAGTTGCGCCTTCAGCCTGCCGCCCAGCGGCACAATCACTATAGCCGCGAAGACTTTTATCGGTTTGACCGCCAACAGGGATCCCTGCTGGACTGGACGGGGGGCCGTAATGTTTTGGTGAGCGAAGATTTTATCCTCGGTTTGCAGCAGGGCCTCGAAGAAGAAGTGGGAGACGCCTCCGCTTCTTTGATGTACACCATTGGTCAAGAGTGGGGCCGCAATGATGCTGCTCATTTTTCTCGGTGGTACGAAGAGGAATACCAGCGCAAAACCAAGCAGAGTAATCTGATGTTTCTGCTGGAAACCTGGTGGTGGCCCTTGACTGCTCAGGGATGGGGACGTTGGGAAGTGGATACCGAAAACCGGCGACAGGGGTTCATATTCATCAGCCTGTTTGACTCGGCTGTCGCACGCACCCTTGGGGATGTGGGGAAGCCCGTTTGTCATCTCTACGCCGGGCTGTTTGCCGGTTTTTTCAGCGCCATGGTGGAGCGGCAACTGAATTGTATTGAGATCCAGTGCTATTCCATGGGGGAAAGCTACTGTAAGTTTTTGCTCGGCAGTAAGGAGCGCATTGATGCGGCTGCCTTTTGGCTCAACGAGGGGGCCAGTGCCAACGAAATCACCCAAAAGTTGCGTTCGGGCGAGGGAGTGGCCAAGGCATGA